CTATCCGGCAACCACCCGCAGCCACTTTTCACGGCAATCGAGTCGTCCGCAAAGATCTCGGAGAGCAGCCATGCATTCGTGACTTCGCTTGCAGCACCGCCGACGGTCAGGCCATTGCCCGGACCGGTCGATCCGGCGTCTCGCGCGTCGGCCGCCCCCGCGACGAAGAACCCCGCCCCACGCCGCGCTACGAGCATGCCGTTGGCTACGAGCCGGTCGTAAGCCTCCACCACGGTGAACGTGCTGATGCCGTGCGCCTTCGCCAGCGCACGAATCGACGGCATTCGCATGCCCGCATGCAGCGTCTGACGCTGCAACGCGTGTTCGACCTCGCGCACGATCTGGTCGACGAGCGCTTCCGGTTGGGCGCGATTCAGGGAAAAGGCGAGCGGTTGGACCATGGTGGCAGGGTAGAGGCTGTTGCCAATACAGTTGAGGCAATTGACCGATACAGAATATACATTTTCCGAGAAACTGTACATGTCTGTACCGGTTGGCCTCTCGTAGGATCGATGCCATCCACCCGTGGCGATCTGTCTTGCCGTCCGCGGGACATCCTGATCGAGCCAAGACCTGAGGAGCCCCCGCGATGAACATGAAAGACCTGAATCTCGATATGACGGCGTTCTGGATGCCATTCACGAACAACCGGCAGTTCAAAAGCTCGCCGCGCCTGTTGGTGAAGGCCGAGGGCATGTATTACACGTCGTCGGACAATCGACAGATTCTGGACGGCACGGCCGGGCTGTGGTGCGTGAACGCCGGTCACTGCCGTACCGAGATTGTCGAGGCGATCCGTCAGCAGGCCGGTGAAATGGACTTTGCGCCGACGTTCCAGATGGGGCACCCGAAGGCGTTCGAAGCCGCTAGCAAGATTGCCGCCATCACGCCGCAGGGACTGGATCGCGTCTTCTTCACGAACTCGGGCTCGGAGTCGGTCGACACCGCACTGAAGATGGCCCTCGCGTATCACCGCGCACGAGGGGAAGGCCAGCGCACGCGGCTCATCGGTCGCGAGCGTGGATACCACGGCGTGGGCTTCGGCGGCATTTCGGTGGGGGGTATTTCGCCGAACCGCAAAGCCTATTCGGGCCAACTGCTGCCGGCCGTCGATCACCTGCCGCATACGCTCAACATCAAGGAAGCCGCCTTCACCAAGGGACAGCCGACGTGGGGCGCGCATCTCGCCGACGAACTCGAACGTCTGGTGACGCTGCACGACGCGTCGACCATTGCCGCGGTGATCGTCGAGCCGCTCGCCGGCTCCACTGGCGTGCTGGTGCCGCCGCAGGGCTACCTGCAGAAGCTGCGTGAAATCTGCGACAAGCACGGCATTCTGTTGATCTTCGACGAAGTCATCACCGGCCTCGGCCGTCTGGGCAAGCCGTTCGCCGCGCAGTATTTCGGCGTGACGCCGGACATCATCACGATGGCCAAGGGGGTGAACAACGCTGCCGTTCCGATGGGGGCCGTCGCCGTGAAGACGAGCGTGCATGACACCATCGTCAATGCCGGTAACGCGGGCGCGATCGAGTTTTTCCACGGCTACACGTACTCGGGGCACCCGCTGGCCGCCGCTGCCGCGTGCGCCGCGCTCGACGTGTACAAGAACGACGGCCTGTTTGAACGCGCCGCAAAGCTCGCGCCGTATTTCGAGAAGACGATTCACGGTCTGCGCGATCTGCCGAACGTCATCGACATTCGTAACCTCGGGCTGGTCGGCGGCATTGAAATGTCCACTCGCGACGGCAAGCCCGGTGCACGTGCACACGAGGTCTTCGTCAAGTGCTTCGAGAAGGGCGCGCTGGTGCGTTATACCGGCGACATTCTCGCGTTCTCGCCGCCGCTCATCGTGAGCGAAGCGCAACTCGACGAGTTGTTCGGCATCGTGGCCGAAGCCATTCGCGAGACGGCGTAACGACGTAAGCCGGAAACAAAAACGCCGTCAGGAGGTTTCTGACGGCGTTTTTTTCATGCGTCGACGTTAGCGCACCGGTGCGATCTCGATACCTTCGTCGAGCAGGAAGCTGCGAATGCGTTTGGCGAATTCGAGCGCGTGTTCTCCGTCGCCATGCAGGCAAACGGTTTGTGCCTGAATCGGAACGAGCGTGCCATCGATCGCGCGTACCCGTTGCTCGCGCACCATCGTCAGCGTTTGCGCCAGCGCGTCTTCTTCGCGTTCGATCAGGGCGCCGGGCGTGCCGCGTTTGACCAGCGAGCCGTCCGGGTTGTAGCCACGATCGGCGAAGACTTCCTCGACCGCATGCATGCCGGCGGCGCGCGCCGCCTTCACCAATTCACCGCCCGCCAGGCCGAAGATCGCAAGATCGGTGTCGAACGCGCGCACGGCTTCGACGAGCGTTTCGGCCAGCGCCGGATCGCGTGCGGCCTGATTGTAGAGCGCACCGTGAGGCTTGACGTGCGACAGCCAGCCACCTTGCGCGCGCACCATCGCCGCGAGTGCGCCGATCTGATACAGCATGCCGGCACGAATCTCGTCGAGCGGAAGCTGCATCTCGGTGCGTCCGAAATTCTCGCGGTCGGGGAAGCTCGGATGCGCACCGATGGCGACACCGTTCTCCAGCGCCCAACGCACGACCTGCTGCATGGTGCCTGCGTCGCCCGCGTGCCAGCCACAGGCAACGTTGGCTGAGCTGACCAGCGCGAGCAGCGCCTCGTCGTAATCGCAACCTTCGCCAAGGTCGACATTCAGATCGATCTTCATCATCAGTTCTCCAGCCGGGGACAAGCCGTCGCGCTTGCGCTGCGTCAGCGCTTGCGCGTGATGGCCGGTACCCGAGGGGTGTGCAGAATGCCGCGATCGTGCCACGCGAGGGCGCGCTCGATCTGGGCAAGATAACGCAACTGTTCGCGCAGGGCTTCGCGCGCCTCGGCGGCGCTGCATTCCGAGAAATACAGGGTGCTGCCCAGCCGCGCCTGACCGAGCCGCCACAGATCGGCAGTGATGACGGTGCCGATCTTGGGGTATCCGCCGGTGGTTTGCGCATCGGCCAGCAGAATGATCGGCTGTCCCGACGGCGGCACCTGAATGACACCCGGCAGCACACCGTGCGAGAGCAGATCGTGACTGCGATTCTTCTTGCGTGCGAGCGGTTCGGGTCCCGCCAGACGGTAGCCCATGCGATTGCTGTTAGGCGTGACCTGCCACGGATTCTCCCAGAAGCTCTTGTGCGTGGCAGCGGTGAAATCGTCGTACTCCGGACCCGGCAGGACGCGAACCCGTTGCGCCAGCGGATCGGACAGCCACAACGGGGGACGCACGCCCAATGGCTCGACCTTGCGCAGGGCGGCGTTGGCGCGCCCGATGCCGATGCGGTCGCCGTCGCGCAGCGCCCGGCCTTCGAAACCGCCGAAGCCGGCGGCCAGATCGGTGCTGCGCGAGCCGAGTGTCTCGGGCACGTCGATGCCGCCCGCGACAGCCAGATAGGTCCGCATGCCGAAGCGGGCCGGACGCAGTGTGAGTGTCTGACCGCGCGCGACCGGGAATCGCCACCATGACCACACGGGCGTGCCGTCGAGGTCGGCATGACAATCGGCCCCGGTCAGGGCGACGAGCGTGGCGGTGCTGAAGCGCACCACGCACGTCCCCATGGTGATTTCGAGGGTCGCGGCGCTCAGGGCGTTGCCGACCAGGCGATTGGCCACGGCGCAGGCGAGCGGGTCGACGGCGCCACCGCTGGCCACGCCGAATTCACGTTGTCGGGTACGGCCCAGATCCTGAACCGTGGTGAGCAGGCCGGCACGCTGGATGTCGATCACAGGTCAAGACTCGCGATAGTGAAGCGCACGCGGTCGCCCGGCGCCAGCAAGGCGGGCGGGGTCGCGGCGGGGTCGAACAGCGCACTGGCAGTGTGGCCGATGATCTGCCAGCCGCCGGGCGAGGTGAGGGGGTAGATGCCGGTTTGATTGCCGCCGATGCCCACGGAGCCGGCGGGTACCGACAGTCTTGGTTCGGCCCGGCGAGCGGTGGCAATCGACTCGTCGAGGCCACCCAAATAGGCAAAGCCCGGCTGAAAGCCAAGGAAGTAGACGACGTATTCCGGCGCGGTATGGCGCTGTACGACCGTCTTCGGCTGCAAACGCGCGAGCCTGGCCACCTCGGCCAGATCCGGGCCGTGCTGGCCGCCGTAGTGCACCGGGATCTCGATATCGCGTCCGACGTCTCCGGCGGCGGGAGGCGTCTGCCAGGCATCGCGCAGGCGCTCGCTCAGCAAGTCGATGTCGGTGGCGAGCGGATCGAACAGCAACGTGAGGTTGTTCATGCCGGGCACGACTTCACGCACATCGGGCCACTCGCGCGCGAGCGACGCCACGTGCCACACGCGGCGCTGTGTGGCCAGCGTAGGCGTGGTGCCGGCCTCGCATATGAGCGCACTGTCGCCGAGCGGCAGAATCTTGAGCGTTGTCATGGATTTAGCGATGGGTGCCGGAAGGGCGTGCAAAGGTGGCGGATTCCGTCACGATGGCGTCGAGCGCCAGATCGTGGGCTTCGGCGCTGAGGTGTTCGATCTCGAGCGCGTCGTAGGCGATGCCGAGCGTTTGCGGGGCGGGAGTCATCGAATGCAGCGTGCGGTCGTAGAAGCCGCCGCCATAGCCCAGCCGCAGACCGTCGCGCGTGAAGCCCACGCAAGGCACGAGCAGCAAGTCGGGCACCAGCACTTCGGTATCGGCCGGCACGGGAATGCGGTAGCGGCCCTCTTTCATGACGGTAGCGGGTGTCCAGCGATGGAAGACGAGCGGCGTCGCGGGGGCCGTGACGACCGGCAGGGCGGCCAGCCGCGGTGCTCCGGGAGGTGCCTGTGCGAGCCAGGCACCGACGACCTCGCGCGCGTCGAATTCGCGCTGGATCGGCCAGTAGAAGCCCACACAGCGCGGTGCACGGCGTGCCAGTTCGTCGGTCAATCGAGCGGCGAGCGCGGCGTCGCGTGCGTCGCGGTCAGCGAGCGTTGCACGCGTGTCCAGCAAAGCCTTGCGCAAACGTGCCTTTCCGGTGGCTGATTCCATCCCATTCCCGGCGGTTTGGGCCGCCGATTGGGCGGGGTCCCGTGCTATGCTTGAATCCACTTTTTAACCGACGCTCCCCGAAGATGTCAGAACGTTTGACCCGAGTATATCGCGCCGCTGCGCTGGCCCTGACCGCTGCCGCGCTGGTCGCCTGCAGCACGACCCAGGCAACCGGTCGTCCGAAGGCGCCACCGGCGGCAAGCCGCTCGACGACATCTGCCGACGCGCTTTCGCAGCGCTCGCCCGACGACATCTTCGTGCAACTGCGCGACGCCGCCCGCACCAACGATGCGCCGCGCGCCACCGCGCTCGCCGCCATGCTCACCGACTACGACGTGCCGTCGTATGTCCAGTACTTCCAGATCAAGTCGCGCATGTTCGATCGTTCGGGCAAGGCGCTCATCGATACGCCCGACGACGATATCCGGGCGTTCTTGCGCACGTATGACGGTCAGGCGATTGCCGACCGGATGCGCAACGACTGGCTGCTGGTGCTGGGCAAGCGCCACGACTGGCAGACGTTCGATGCCGAGTATCCGAAGTTCGTGCTCGACGACGATACCCAGGTCAAGTGCTATTCGATGATGTCGCGCGCTGCGCGTGGCGAGAACGTCACGCAGGCCGCCACCGATCTGCTGACCACGCCGAAGTACTACGGCGAAGGTTGCGTCGACATGATCAATACGCTGGCCGCGAGCGGGCAGTTGCCGCGCAAGGAAGTCTGGCACCAGATGCGTCTGGCATATGAGGAGAACTACACCTCGCTGGGCAAGCAGATTGCCGATGCGCTCGGCACCGCGCGCCCCGACGATACCCTGCTCGATATGGCGGCAACGCGTCCGGCGCAGATTCTCGCGCGCGGCGTCGACGGCTCGGAGGCGTCGCGCCAGCTCGCACTGCTCGCCACCGTGCGCATGGCGCGCAGCGACGCCATGCTCGCCGCAAGCAGCTTCTCGGGCATCGCAGGCAGTCTGTCGCAGGACGAGCGCGCCATCGGCTGGGGCGCCATTGGCATGCGCGGTGCCCTGTCGCAGAGCCCGATGGCGATCACCTGGTACCGTCAGGCCGGCAGCGCCAAGCTCTCGAACACCGCGCAGGAATGGAAGATTCGAGCTGCACTGCGCGCGGGCGACTGGAATCTCGTGCGCACGGGCATCGAAGCGATGCCCGCCGCGTTGCGCGACGACGGCGTCTGGACGTATTGGTATGGCCGCGCGCTGCGCGAAGCCGGTCAGGGCGACGCCGCCCGCGCCCAGTTCCAGAAGATCGCCATGCAGACGAACTTCTACGGTCAATTGGCGAACGAGGAGTTGGGCAACAAGACGGCGCTGCCCGCACGCACGACCGTCACCAAGGCGGAGATCGACGCGAACCGCGCGAACCCCGGTTTCCAGCGTGCGGCCAAGTTCTACGATCTGGGCCTGCGTTTCGAGGGCAACCGGGAGTGGAACTGGGAACTGCGCAACATGACCGACCGTCAGTTGATCGCCGCCGCCCAGTACGCCAATAGCATCGAACTGTTCGATCGCGCCGTGAACACGGCGGATCGCACGAAGGCCGAGCACGACTTCACACTGCGCTATCTGATGCCGTTCCGCAGCAAGGTGGAACCGCTCGCCGCCGCTGTCGATCTGGACGAGGCGTGGGCCTATGGTCTGATCCGTCAGGAGTCGCGCTTCATCATCAATGCCCGTTCGTCGGCCGGTGCCGGCGGTCTGATGCAGATCATGCCGGCGACCGCGAAGATGGTCGCCAAGCAGATCGGCATGGATTACCAGCCGGGCATGATGCACGACATCGATACCAATATCCGTCTGGGTACCAGCTATCTGTCGGATATCTACAATAAGTTCGACGGCTCGGCCGTGCTCGCGTCGGCCGGTTACAACGCCGGCCCGGGGCGTCCGCGGACCTGGCGCTCCACGCTGGACCGTCCGGTCGAGGGCGCGATCTTCGCCGAAACGATCCCGTTCAACGAGACGCGCACGTATGTCGAGAACGTGTTGTCGAACACGACGTATTACTCGGCCCTGATCACTGGCCGCCCGCAATCGCTCAAGGAGCGGCTCGGCGTAATCTTGCCCCAGTGACGGCGCCGCCGTCCCACAGTCATGACGCGGAGGTGACGCATGCGCTATAACGTTTGTGTCGTCGGTGGCACCGGTTTCATCGGCAGCCATCTGGTAGCCCGACTGGTGACCCTGGGACACGCGGTGCGCCTGCCGACGCGGCGCGTCGAGGCCGCAAAGGCGCTCGGCGTGTTGCCCGGTGTGGAACTGGTCGAGTGCGACGTGCACGACCCGCGCGCGCTGGAACGCGTGATGGCGGGTTGCGACGCCGTGATCAATCTTGTGGGCGTATTGCACAGCGATCGTGGCACGCCCTACGGTCGCGCGTTTGCCCGCGCTCACGTCGAACTGCCGCGCAAGATCGCACAGGCCTGTCGCGACAGGGGAATCGACAGGCTCATTCACATGAGTGCACTCGGCGCAGATTCCAACGGCCCGAGCATGTACCAGCGCTCCAAGGGCGACGGCGAGGTGGCGATTCGCGAGACGGGCATTCCTGCCACGATCTTCCGCCCGTCGGTGGTATTCGGCCCGGGCGATAAATTCCTGAATACGTTTGCCAGGCTGCAAAGGCGTCTGCCGGTGGTGCCGCTCGCGTGTGCCAAGGCACGCTTTCAGCCGATCTATGTGACGGACGTCGCGCAGGCGTTCGCAGGGGCGCTCGATAACGACGCGACGGTGGGCAAAACCTACGAACTGGGTGGCCCCGACGTCTACACGCTCGAAGCGCTCGTGCGCTTTGCCGGTGCCGCGTGTGGCTGCGAACGGCCGGTTCTGGCATTGCCGGACAGCACCGCGCGATTGCAGGCCGCGATCTTCGAGAAGTTGCCGGGCGAACCCATCATCACGCGCGACAATCTCGACTCGATGACGGTCGACAATGTCATGAGTGGTCCGCTGGCGCCCGAACTCGGACTCACGCCGAACGGGCTCGAAATTGCCGTCGATTATCTCGATGGCGATAACTGGGAGCGGCGTCTGTCGGATTACCGGCGGTACGCCGGACGTTGACGCTTCGCGTTTGCACGTCTGCGCAATCTGTGCGACAACGCTTCCTCATTACAGTCGCGCGGCACCCGGCGTGCCGCGGGCAAGGAAAGTCCTCATGCAATTGATCATCGCCAACAAGAAATATTCCTCATGGTCGATGCGTCCATGGGTCCTGCTCAAGCACTTCGGTATCGCGTTCGAAGAGCAGCAGGTGTGGCTCGCTCAACCCGACTCACGCGAGCAGATCCTGCGCTACTCCCCCACGGGCAAAGTGCCATGTCTGATCGACAACGGCATTACGGTCTGGGACTCGCTGGCCATTTGCGAATATCTGGCCGATAGCTATCCGCATCTGCCGCTGTGGCCGAAGTCGCGTGAAGCGCGTGCCCACGCGCGCAGCGTTTGCGCCGAGATGCACAGTGGTTTCACCGCGTTGCGCACGAACATGTGGATGAACGTGGGCGCGCATTGGCCGGGCGCAGGCACGACGCCCGAGGTACTGGCCGATATCCGTCGCATCGAAGCGATCTGGGAAGACTGTCTCGCGCGCTACGAAGGTCCGTTCCTGTTCGGCGACTTCACCATTGCCGACGCGTTCTATGCGCCGGTGGTCATGCGCTTTGCTACCTTCGAGCCGTCGCTGTCAGCGCATGCGCAGGCCTATGTCGAGCGTGTTCGCGAAGTGGCGGCCGTGCAGGCGTGGGTCGCTGCGGGGCGTGGCGAGACGGTGAGCATCGCTTATTACGAAGTGCGTCCATGAAGATTTACGCTGTCGGCGGAGCGATTCGCGACGCCATGCTGGGACTGCCCGTCAAGGATCGCGACTACGTGGTGGTGGGCGCGACGCCCGAGGAAATGGTGCGGCAGGGTTTTAAACCGGTCGGCAAAGACTTTCCCGTGTTTCTCCATCCCCAGACCCGTGCCGAATACGCGTTGGCTCGCACTGAGCGCAAGACGGCACGCGGCTATCACGGTTTCTCGTTCTACTTCGCCCCGGAAGTCACGCTGGAGGAAGATCTCGCGCGGCGCGACTTCACCATCAATGCGATGGCACGCGAAGTCATGCCCGATGACAGTCTGTCGGACGAACTGGTCGATCCCTACGGCGGTAAGCGCGATCTCGAGGCGCGGTTGTTCCGTCATGTGGGCGAAGCGTTTGCGGAAGACCCGGTGCGAATTCTGCGTTGCGCCCGGTTTGCCGCACGCTTCACCGACTTCTCCGTGGCCGGGGAGACGCTCGACCTGATGCGAGAGATGACGGCCAACGGCGAGGTCGATGCGCTGGTGGCCGAGCGCGTCTGGCAAGAGATTTCACGTGGGCTGATGGAGCGTCAGCCATCACGCATGTTCGACGTGTTGCGCGATTCGGGTGCGCTAGAGCGCATTCTGCCGGAGCTGGCGCAGCTATGGGGCGTGCCGCAACGTGCCGATTTCCATCCGGAAGTGGATACCGGCGTGCATGTGATGATGGTGATCGACTACGCCGCGAAGCAAGGCTATTCGCTGCCGGTGCGCTTTGCGGCGCTCACACACGATCTCGGCAAAGGCACGACACCGGAAGACATATTGCCGCGTCACATCGGACACGAGGGGCGTAGTGTGGGATTGCTCGGCCCGTTGTGCGCGCGCTTGCGCGTCCCCGTCGAGTGCCGCGAACTGGCGCAAGTTGTGGCGCGCGAGCACGGCAATATCCATGGGAGCCAGAAGTTCGGCGCGGCGGCGCTGGTGCGTTTGCTCGAGCGGTGCGACGCGCTGCGCAAACCCGACCGGTTTGTCGAAGTGCTTCAGGCGTGCGAGGCGGACGCACGCGGACGCGGCGGCGATTTCGCAACCGCACCCTATCCACAGCGAGATCGGTTGATGGCGGCGCTTGCCGCGGCGCGCAGCATCGATGCAGGGGCTGTCGCGAGCCGATACACGGACCATCCCGAGAAGATTCGCGACGCCGTGCAGGCCGCAAGAATCGATGCCGTCGAGGCGGCGGGGTTGGGCACCGCAGACGAATGAGCGCAGCGCAAGTGTGGCCGTTCGCGCCACACTTGTGCGCGCTCGACGCTACGGGAAAGGACTATTGCGATTCCGTAGACGACAGAAAGTCGTCGCGACACGGCGGCGCCAGTAATGTCGGATTTTCGGTCGGCAGCGAGAGCGCGCGCCCTGCCATCTTGATCCTCGCCATTTCAATCGAGACACTGTAAGTCCGGTCGTCGCGAGCGAAGACAAGGCCCTTCTGACGCCGGATCAGCCTGTCGACCGTTTGCGCCTGCGCGGGATCGTGCTGGATGCGGCGATGCGCATGCAGGGCGAGTCGCGTCGACGACTGCGTATGTTGCATGAGCGCCGACGGCAGCATCAGGTCAGCCTCGTGGCTGGCCACATAACCTTTGCCCAGCATCTCGCTGAACTCGCCCGCTCGCAGGCGCGTGTGCAACAACGTGAAGGCGTCGGCATTCCGGAACATGGATTTGCACGCACACAGGCTGAACATGGCGCAGTCGATGGGGCTTTGCTGGGCGCCCGTCTCGAAGAACATCAAGTGCCTGTCAAGGCCGTTGCGAGCGACGCACGTCACGGTTTGCTTCAGGGCTGCGGCTAACCGCACGAGCAGCATGGCCGAGCCCGTCGCGTTCAGCGTGCTGGATTCGACGGCGATGACGGTAGGCTCGCCCGCGTCGATGCGCAGATCGACGCCCACACAGTGCCCCTCCATGGGGCTAAGCTCGACCAGACATTGCTCGCGGAGCGGCGCTCCTTTGAGGCATTGCTCATTCACGTACTTCGCAAAATCACCGGGTGTCTCGTGATGGGTGATTCGCAAGCCGGGATGAAGCAACATCTCCGAGCGGATCAGTGCGGGGATGGCGCCCCGGTCGGCCCAGTACATATCGAGACTCTGCCGGTTTGCCTTCAGGAAGGCGACGGCGAAGTTGTAGTAGTGCGTCGGCGTCTCGGGCAGTGTCAGGGCGTCGGGGGGCGAGGGCGGAACGTTCCCGGCAAACTCCAGCGACGCACTGAAACGTCTTGCGGGCAGCGCGTGGCCTTCGGGGTCGCTCAGGGTAACCGGGCGAGAGGGGAGCGAGGGGCGGGGGACGTGTGTAGCGGCCGGCGCGTGGCCGCAGGGTGAAGACATCATGAACGGGGCTCCGGAAAAGACGAAAGGCAAAGCCCCCATGATGGAGATCTTTGCCTTTCTCCGATGTTGCCCCCGACGCGCGAACTACGGATTTGCAGTCAGCGAGAAGGCACGCTGTTGCACGCGGTCGACAGGCGTTACTCGAACGCCTTGTCGTTCGGATTCGCGTAGAGCTGCTTGAGCTGCTCGCTCATCGGGAAGTTGAAGCTGGTGTTCTTCGGCGGCACGGGCGATTCGAACCACTTCTTGTACATCGTGTTGATCTCGCCGCTCTTCATCACACCCGCGAGCGTGTCGTCGACGAGCTTTTTGAACTCCGCATCGCCATGTTTCATCATGAAGCCGTAAGCCTCGAACGACTGCGGCGTGCCCGTGACGATCCACTCGTCGGGGTTACGGCCCATCGTGCGCGCGCCGGCGAGCAGCACGTCGTCCATCATGAACGCCTGAACCCGGCCACCCTGGAGCATGGTGAACGATTCACCGTAGTCCTTGCCCGAAATCACGCTCATGTTCATTTTCTTGTCGTTGTTCATCTTGTTCAGGATGCGCTCCGACGTCGTGCCCGCATTGGTCACGACAGGCTTGCCGGCCAGATCGGGGAAGTCCTTGATGCCCGAAGTCTTGTTCACCAGCAATCGCGTGCCGGCAACGAAGAATGTGTTCGAGAAGTTGACCTGTGCCTGACGCGCTTTCAGATTCGTCGTCACGCCACACTCGATATCGACCGTACCGTTCTGCACGAGCGCGATGCGGTTCTGCGAGGTCACGGGAATGAAGCGAACTTGCAGATCGGGCTTCTTCAGACGGGTCTTCACCACGTCGACGATCTTGTTGCACAGATCCTGCGAGTAACCGATGACGTTGTGGTTGTTGTCGTAGTACGAGAACGGAATCGACGACTCGCGATGCCCGATGGAGATCACGCCGCTGCTATCGATTTTTTGCAGCGTCTCTGATGCGTTCTGGGCCAACGCCGTGCCTGCCGCGACACACATTGCTACACCCAGCATTACCCCGGTCAATCGCATCTTGATCATGTCCTGCTCCTGAAATGGTCTCACCGTGATTCCCGTTTGAATCATTTGTTTCATGTTAATTTTTTTGCAACAAATGATCAAATGGTTGTTAACCCTAGCAGCGACAGGGGTTTGATGGCGACGCGCGACGGCGCTGGCCGGCCCTTGAGGGCAGTGGACAGGCGGAGGATCAGGGGGGAGCCGGAGACAGGAAGCCGCCGGCGGGCGTTGCAACAGGTGTTGCGCGCAGCGCCGGGGATTACAGCAAACGAATCAGCAAATTGAAGACGAGCGAGAGCACGACCGTCGAGGCAAAGGGGAAGACCATCTCGCGGCCGCGCCAGCGCAGACGTAGGTCACCGGGCAACCGGCCGATGCCGAGCTTGGTGAGCCATGGCGAGGCTGCCGAGAGGATGCAGATCGCAATGAAGATCGTGAACATCCAGCGAAACATCGGCATGACCTTTTATGAAGGGATTGCGTTAGAGCGCGTGGCTGCGATCGCCCGTGGCGAAGCCGAGCAGACCGGCCCACTCGTCCATGCCGCGTCCGAAGGCGATGACCTTGAATAGCTCGCCCATCTCCGCTTCGGAGAGCAGCTTCTGCGCGGCGGCGGCCGCCGGCAGGAACGTCTTCGGATCGGTCGGATCGAGCGCACTCATCAGGTCGACGATGCCTGCGTTCATCAGGAATCGCGCCTGCGACGTGAAACCGAGCAGATCGAGCCCGGCTTCGACACCGGCGTCGGCAATTCCGGAAAACTCGACGTGCGCCGTGATGTCCTGCAAGCCCGGATAGTAGAACGGATCGTCGTGTGCGTGATGACGGTAGTGGCACATCAACGTGCCGTGAGCCCGCTGCGGGTGATAGTACTCACGCGCGGGGAACCCGTAGTCGATGAGCAGCAACACACCGCGCGCGAGCAACGGCGCCACGCTGCGCACGAAGGCCGATCCGGCTTCGTGCGTTTCCGTCAGGTATTCCTGTGTGGGCGGCAGCTCGGCCAGCGTGGCGAGCGCTTCCGGCAACTGGCCGCTATACAAGCGTTCTTCCCACCCGAAACCCGCCGGTGTCCGAATCACGCCGCGCTGGAACCAGACAGGCTGCCCGGTCTCGTCCGGACGTCGCGCCCACAGGTGCACCGGCATGGCGTCGAGCACTTCGTTGCCGAGCATCACGCCGTGAAACGCGTCGGGCAAGCGGTCGAGCCACGTCACACGCTCGAGCAAATGCGGTGCCGCGCTGGCGATGGTGTCGCGCTGGCGTGCGCGCAACTCGCCGGACAGTTCCATGATCGAGTACGTCTCGCAGGGCGTGCCTTCGGCCTCGAGCGCGAGCAGCAGATCGGCGGCCAGACGTCCCGACCCGGCGCCGAATTCCAGCACATGGGCGTCGCCCGTCTGCTCGAAGATTTCACCGAGTTGACGGGCCAGCGTGCGCGCGAAGAATGGGGTGAGTTCCGGTGCGGTGACGAAGTCGCTGCCGTCGGCGGCAAGGCGACCGAATTTGGCGGCGCCGGCGGCGTAATAACCGAGGCCGGGCGCGTACAGGGCCAGTTCCATGAAGCGATCGAACGGCAACCAGCCGCCGGCCGCATCGATGGCGTCGGCAAGATGCGCCGTGAGACGGCGCGAGTGTTCGAGCGCGTCCGGCTCCGGA
This window of the Pandoraea fibrosis genome carries:
- a CDS encoding aspartate aminotransferase family protein; the encoded protein is MNMKDLNLDMTAFWMPFTNNRQFKSSPRLLVKAEGMYYTSSDNRQILDGTAGLWCVNAGHCRTEIVEAIRQQAGEMDFAPTFQMGHPKAFEAASKIAAITPQGLDRVFFTNSGSESVDTALKMALAYHRARGEGQRTRLIGRERGYHGVGFGGISVGGISPNRKAYSGQLLPAVDHLPHTLNIKEAAFTKGQPTWGAHLADELERLVTLHDASTIAAVIVEPLAGSTGVLVPPQGYLQKLREICDKHGILLIFDEVITGLGRLGKPFAAQYFGVTPDIITMAKGVNNAAVPMGAVAVKTSVHDTIVNAGNAGAIEFFHGYTYSGHPLAAAAACAALDVYKNDGLFERAAKLAPYFEKTIHGLRDLPNVIDIRNLGLVGGIEMSTRDGKPGARAHEVFVKCFEKGALVRYTGDILAFSPPLIVSEAQLDELFGIVAEAIRETA
- the pxpA gene encoding 5-oxoprolinase subunit PxpA, which translates into the protein MKIDLNVDLGEGCDYDEALLALVSSANVACGWHAGDAGTMQQVVRWALENGVAIGAHPSFPDRENFGRTEMQLPLDEIRAGMLYQIGALAAMVRAQGGWLSHVKPHGALYNQAARDPALAETLVEAVRAFDTDLAIFGLAGGELVKAARAAGMHAVEEVFADRGYNPDGSLVKRGTPGALIEREEDALAQTLTMVREQRVRAIDGTLVPIQAQTVCLHGDGEHALEFAKRIRSFLLDEGIEIAPVR
- a CDS encoding 5-oxoprolinase subunit C family protein, whose product is MIDIQRAGLLTTVQDLGRTRQREFGVASGGAVDPLACAVANRLVGNALSAATLEITMGTCVVRFSTATLVALTGADCHADLDGTPVWSWWRFPVARGQTLTLRPARFGMRTYLAVAGGIDVPETLGSRSTDLAAGFGGFEGRALRDGDRIGIGRANAALRKVEPLGVRPPLWLSDPLAQRVRVLPGPEYDDFTAATHKSFWENPWQVTPNSNRMGYRLAGPEPLARKKNRSHDLLSHGVLPGVIQVPPSGQPIILLADAQTTGGYPKIGTVITADLWRLGQARLGSTLYFSECSAAEAREALREQLRYLAQIERALAWHDRGILHTPRVPAITRKR
- the pxpB gene encoding 5-oxoprolinase subunit PxpB, whose product is MTTLKILPLGDSALICEAGTTPTLATQRRVWHVASLAREWPDVREVVPGMNNLTLLFDPLATDIDLLSERLRDAWQTPPAAGDVGRDIEIPVHYGGQHGPDLAEVARLARLQPKTVVQRHTAPEYVVYFLGFQPGFAYLGGLDESIATARRAEPRLSVPAGSVGIGGNQTGIYPLTSPGGWQIIGHTASALFDPAATPPALLAPGDRVRFTIASLDL
- a CDS encoding 5-formyltetrahydrofolate cyclo-ligase, with amino-acid sequence MDSSIARDPAQSAAQTAGNGMESATGKARLRKALLDTRATLADRDARDAALAARLTDELARRAPRCVGFYWPIQREFDAREVVGAWLAQAPPGAPRLAALPVVTAPATPLVFHRWTPATVMKEGRYRIPVPADTEVLVPDLLLVPCVGFTRDGLRLGYGGGFYDRTLHSMTPAPQTLGIAYDALEIEHLSAEAHDLALDAIVTESATFARPSGTHR